Proteins encoded in a region of the Coffea eugenioides isolate CCC68of chromosome 4, Ceug_1.0, whole genome shotgun sequence genome:
- the LOC113768170 gene encoding protein ANTAGONIST OF LIKE HETEROCHROMATIN PROTEIN 1: MVPPKKYKKKKNDSKQLKKTKNKKKGKPKSIRPPVPLENGAAIDSDWWNSFWTKNSSTPDSNVPSDEEEGFKYFFRVSKKTFEYICSLVREDLISRPPSGLINIEGRLLSVEKQVAIALRRLASGESQVSVGASFGVGQSTVSQVTWRFIEALEERGKHHLSWPGSSRMEKIKSEFELSFGLPNCCGAIDATHIVMTLPAVQTSDDWCDQENNFSMFLQGIVDHEKRFLDIVTGWPGGMTVSRLFKFSGFYELCKSGDRMNGDVRRLSEGADIREYIVGGVDYPLLPWLITPYEDDDDLSAAMLNFNKMHEATRSVAVKAFSVLKGSWRILNKVMWRPDKRKLPSIVLVCCLLHNIVIDCGDSLHPDVALSCHHDSGYTGQRCKQVDPLGQLLRDNLAKYSLH, from the exons ATGGTCCCTCCTAAGaaatacaagaaaaagaagaatgaTTCAAAACAGttaaagaaaaccaagaataagAAGAAGGGCAAGCCCAAGAGTATAAGACCACCAGTACCTTTGGAAAATGGAGCCGCCATTGATTCTGATTGGTGGAATTCTTTCTGGACTAAGAACTCTTCGACCCCAG ATTCCAATGTACCTTCTGATGAAGAAGAAGgattcaaatatttttttcgCGTATCAAAAAAGACTTTTGAGTACATATGCTCACTTGTTAGAGAAGATCTTATCTCGAGGCCTCCTTCTGGTCTCATCAATATTGAGGGAAGGCTTCTCAGTGTGGAGAAGCAAGTTGCTATTGCTCTAAGAAGATTGGCTTCTGGTGAATCCCAGGTTTCTGTTGGAGCTTCCTTCGGAGTTGGCCAGTCCACTGTTTCCCAGGTGACATGGAGGTTCATTGAAGCACTAGAAGAACGTGGCAAGCACCACCTTAGTTGGCCTGGCTCCAGTAGAATGGAGAAAATCAAGTCTGAATTTGAACTGTCTTTTGGCTTACCTAACTGCTGTGGCGCAATTGATGCGACACACATTGTGATGACACTTCCGGCCGTTCAAACGTCGGATGATTGGTGTGACCAAGAAAATAATTTCAGTATGTTCTTGCAGGGAATAGTTGATCATGAGAAAAGATTTTTAGATATTGTAACAGGTTGGCCAGGGGGAATGACTGTGTCCAGGCTATTCAAGTTTTCTGGATTTTACGAACTTTGCAAGTCTGGTGATCGGATGAATGGCGATGTCAGAAGGTTATCTGAAGGAGCTGATATCAGAGAGTATATAGTTGGTGGTGTTGATTATCCTCTTCTTCCATGGCTTATAACTCCctatgaagatgatgatgaccTTTCAGCTGCCATGCTGAATTTCAATAAGATGCATGAGGCTACAAGATCGGTTGCTGTAAAGGCATTCTCGGTGCTCAAGGGCAGTTGGAGAATTCTCAACAAGGTTATGTGGAGACCTGATAAGAGGAAATTGCCGAGTATTGTCTTAGTCTGTTGTTTACTTCATAATATAGTTATTGACTGTGGAGACAGTTTGCATCCAGATGTTGCATTGTCCTGTCATCATGACTCAGGTTATACCGGCCAGAGATGTAAACAAGTTGACCCTTTAGGGCAGCTGTTGAGGGACAACTTAGCTAAATACTCGCTTCATTGA